In Paralichthys olivaceus isolate ysfri-2021 chromosome 1, ASM2471397v2, whole genome shotgun sequence, the following are encoded in one genomic region:
- the tead1b gene encoding transcriptional enhancer factor TEF-1 isoform X3 encodes MSDSADKPVDNDAEGVWSPDIEQSFQEALAIYPPCGRRKIILSDEGKMYGRNELIARYIKLRTGKTRTRKQVSSHIQVLARKKVREIQAAIKVSSHIQVLARRKSREFHSKLKVTSMDQAVKDKALQSMASMSSAQIVSATAIHNKLGLPGIPRPAFPGAGLWQGMISTGQPGSSQDIKPFTQQAYPTQPAVTTAISSYEPTAAPAPTAPAWQGRSIGTSKLRLVEFSAFLEQQRDPDSYNKHLFVHIGQTNHSYSDALLESVDIRQIYDKFPEKKGGLKELYGKGPQNSFFLIKFWADLNCNIQDDTGSFYGVTSQYESSENMTITCSTKVCSFGKQVVEKVETEYARFENGRFVYRISRSPMCEYMINFIHKLKHLPEKYMMNSVLENFTILLVVTNRDTQETLLCMACVFEVSNSEHGAQHHIYRLVKE; translated from the exons ATGAGCGACTCGGCAGACAAGCCGGTAGACAATGATGCAGAGGGAGTGTGGAGCCCTGACATTGAACAGAGCTTCCAGGAGGCGCTGGCCATCTATCCTCCATGTGGACGCAGGAagatcatcctctctgatgaggGAAAGATGTACG GTCGAAATGAGCTGATAGCCAGATACATCAAGCTTCGGACTGGGAAGACGAGGACTCGGAAGCAG GTGTCTAGTCACATACAGGTCTTAGCAAGAAAGAAAGTTCGAGAAATCCAAGCTGCCATTAAG GTGTCTAGTCACATTCAGGTTCTTGCCAGAAGGAAATCTCGTGAGTTTCATTCCAAGCTAAAG GTTACAAGTATG GACCAAGCCGTGAAGGACAAAGCCCTCCAGAGCATGGCCTCCATGTCCTCGGCTCAGATCGTCTCTGCCACAGCGATTCACAACAAGCTCGGCCTGCCAGGCATCCCGCGCCCAGCCTTCCCCGGAGCAGGG TTATGGCAGGGTATGATATCGACCGGTCAGCCGGGATCGTCACAAGA TATTAAGCCTTTCACCCAGCAAGCCTATCCCACTCAGCCAGCAGTCACAACTGCCATTTCAA GTTACGAAcccacagcagctccagctcccaCCGCACCAGCATGGCAGGGCCGCTCCATCGGTACATCTAAACTCCGACTGGTGGAGTTCTCCGCTTTCCTAGAGCAACAGAGAGACCCAGACTCA tacAACAAGCACCTATTTGTACATATCGGCCAGACAAATCATTCCTACAGCGACGCCCTGCTGGAGTCGGTGGACATTCGTCAGATTTATGATAAATTCCCTGAAAAGAAAGGTGGACTGAAGGAGCTGTATGGGAAAGGTCCACAGAACTCCTTCTTCCTTATAAAATTCTGG GCCGACTTGAACTGCAACATTCAGGATGATACCGGCTCTTTCTATGGCGTCACAAGTCAGTATGAGAGCTCAGAGAACATGACCATCACATGTTCTACGAAGGTGTGCTCCTTTGGCAAGCAGGTCGTCGAGAAAGTTGAG ACTGAATACGCACGGTTTGAGAATGGACGCTTCGTTTACCGAATAAGCCGGTCTCCCATGTGTGAATACATGATTAACTTCATCCATAAGCTAAAACATCTACCAGAGAAATACATGATGAACAGTGTGCTGGAGAACTTCACCATCTTACTG GTGGTGACGAATAGGGACACCCAGGAGACGCTCCTATGTATGGCGTGTGTGTTCGAGGTTTCAAACAGCGAGCATGGCGCCCAGCATCACATCTACAGACTGGTGAAGGAATGA
- the tead1b gene encoding transcriptional enhancer factor TEF-1 isoform X4 → MSDSADKPVDNDAEGVWSPDIEQSFQEALAIYPPCGRRKIILSDEGKMYGRNELIARYIKLRTGKTRTRKQVSSHIQVLARKKVREIQAAIKVSSHIQVLARRKSREFHSKLKDQAVKDKALQSMASMSSAQIVSATAIHNKLGLPGIPRPAFPGAGLWQGMISTGQPGSSQDIKPFTQQAYPTQPAVTTAISSYEPTAAPAPTAPAWQGRSIGTSKLRLVEFSAFLEQQRDPDSYNKHLFVHIGQTNHSYSDALLESVDIRQIYDKFPEKKGGLKELYGKGPQNSFFLIKFWADLNCNIQDDTGSFYGVTSQYESSENMTITCSTKVCSFGKQVVEKVETEYARFENGRFVYRISRSPMCEYMINFIHKLKHLPEKYMMNSVLENFTILLVVTNRDTQETLLCMACVFEVSNSEHGAQHHIYRLVKE, encoded by the exons ATGAGCGACTCGGCAGACAAGCCGGTAGACAATGATGCAGAGGGAGTGTGGAGCCCTGACATTGAACAGAGCTTCCAGGAGGCGCTGGCCATCTATCCTCCATGTGGACGCAGGAagatcatcctctctgatgaggGAAAGATGTACG GTCGAAATGAGCTGATAGCCAGATACATCAAGCTTCGGACTGGGAAGACGAGGACTCGGAAGCAG GTGTCTAGTCACATACAGGTCTTAGCAAGAAAGAAAGTTCGAGAAATCCAAGCTGCCATTAAG GTGTCTAGTCACATTCAGGTTCTTGCCAGAAGGAAATCTCGTGAGTTTCATTCCAAGCTAAAG GACCAAGCCGTGAAGGACAAAGCCCTCCAGAGCATGGCCTCCATGTCCTCGGCTCAGATCGTCTCTGCCACAGCGATTCACAACAAGCTCGGCCTGCCAGGCATCCCGCGCCCAGCCTTCCCCGGAGCAGGG TTATGGCAGGGTATGATATCGACCGGTCAGCCGGGATCGTCACAAGA TATTAAGCCTTTCACCCAGCAAGCCTATCCCACTCAGCCAGCAGTCACAACTGCCATTTCAA GTTACGAAcccacagcagctccagctcccaCCGCACCAGCATGGCAGGGCCGCTCCATCGGTACATCTAAACTCCGACTGGTGGAGTTCTCCGCTTTCCTAGAGCAACAGAGAGACCCAGACTCA tacAACAAGCACCTATTTGTACATATCGGCCAGACAAATCATTCCTACAGCGACGCCCTGCTGGAGTCGGTGGACATTCGTCAGATTTATGATAAATTCCCTGAAAAGAAAGGTGGACTGAAGGAGCTGTATGGGAAAGGTCCACAGAACTCCTTCTTCCTTATAAAATTCTGG GCCGACTTGAACTGCAACATTCAGGATGATACCGGCTCTTTCTATGGCGTCACAAGTCAGTATGAGAGCTCAGAGAACATGACCATCACATGTTCTACGAAGGTGTGCTCCTTTGGCAAGCAGGTCGTCGAGAAAGTTGAG ACTGAATACGCACGGTTTGAGAATGGACGCTTCGTTTACCGAATAAGCCGGTCTCCCATGTGTGAATACATGATTAACTTCATCCATAAGCTAAAACATCTACCAGAGAAATACATGATGAACAGTGTGCTGGAGAACTTCACCATCTTACTG GTGGTGACGAATAGGGACACCCAGGAGACGCTCCTATGTATGGCGTGTGTGTTCGAGGTTTCAAACAGCGAGCATGGCGCCCAGCATCACATCTACAGACTGGTGAAGGAATGA
- the tead1b gene encoding transcriptional enhancer factor TEF-1 isoform X6 has protein sequence MSDSADKPVDNDAEGVWSPDIEQSFQEALAIYPPCGRRKIILSDEGKMYGRNELIARYIKLRTGKTRTRKQVSSHIQVLARKKVREIQAAIKVTSMDQAVKDKALQSMASMSSAQIVSATAIHNKLGLPGIPRPAFPGAGLWQGMISTGQPGSSQDIKPFTQQAYPTQPAVTTAISSYEPTAAPAPTAPAWQGRSIGTSKLRLVEFSAFLEQQRDPDSYNKHLFVHIGQTNHSYSDALLESVDIRQIYDKFPEKKGGLKELYGKGPQNSFFLIKFWADLNCNIQDDTGSFYGVTSQYESSENMTITCSTKVCSFGKQVVEKVETEYARFENGRFVYRISRSPMCEYMINFIHKLKHLPEKYMMNSVLENFTILLVVTNRDTQETLLCMACVFEVSNSEHGAQHHIYRLVKE, from the exons ATGAGCGACTCGGCAGACAAGCCGGTAGACAATGATGCAGAGGGAGTGTGGAGCCCTGACATTGAACAGAGCTTCCAGGAGGCGCTGGCCATCTATCCTCCATGTGGACGCAGGAagatcatcctctctgatgaggGAAAGATGTACG GTCGAAATGAGCTGATAGCCAGATACATCAAGCTTCGGACTGGGAAGACGAGGACTCGGAAGCAG GTGTCTAGTCACATACAGGTCTTAGCAAGAAAGAAAGTTCGAGAAATCCAAGCTGCCATTAAG GTTACAAGTATG GACCAAGCCGTGAAGGACAAAGCCCTCCAGAGCATGGCCTCCATGTCCTCGGCTCAGATCGTCTCTGCCACAGCGATTCACAACAAGCTCGGCCTGCCAGGCATCCCGCGCCCAGCCTTCCCCGGAGCAGGG TTATGGCAGGGTATGATATCGACCGGTCAGCCGGGATCGTCACAAGA TATTAAGCCTTTCACCCAGCAAGCCTATCCCACTCAGCCAGCAGTCACAACTGCCATTTCAA GTTACGAAcccacagcagctccagctcccaCCGCACCAGCATGGCAGGGCCGCTCCATCGGTACATCTAAACTCCGACTGGTGGAGTTCTCCGCTTTCCTAGAGCAACAGAGAGACCCAGACTCA tacAACAAGCACCTATTTGTACATATCGGCCAGACAAATCATTCCTACAGCGACGCCCTGCTGGAGTCGGTGGACATTCGTCAGATTTATGATAAATTCCCTGAAAAGAAAGGTGGACTGAAGGAGCTGTATGGGAAAGGTCCACAGAACTCCTTCTTCCTTATAAAATTCTGG GCCGACTTGAACTGCAACATTCAGGATGATACCGGCTCTTTCTATGGCGTCACAAGTCAGTATGAGAGCTCAGAGAACATGACCATCACATGTTCTACGAAGGTGTGCTCCTTTGGCAAGCAGGTCGTCGAGAAAGTTGAG ACTGAATACGCACGGTTTGAGAATGGACGCTTCGTTTACCGAATAAGCCGGTCTCCCATGTGTGAATACATGATTAACTTCATCCATAAGCTAAAACATCTACCAGAGAAATACATGATGAACAGTGTGCTGGAGAACTTCACCATCTTACTG GTGGTGACGAATAGGGACACCCAGGAGACGCTCCTATGTATGGCGTGTGTGTTCGAGGTTTCAAACAGCGAGCATGGCGCCCAGCATCACATCTACAGACTGGTGAAGGAATGA
- the tead1b gene encoding transcriptional enhancer factor TEF-1 isoform X5 yields the protein MSDSADKPVDNDAEGVWSPDIEQSFQEALAIYPPCGRRKIILSDEGKMYGRNELIARYIKLRTGKTRTRKQVSSHIQVLARRKSREFHSKLKVTSMDQAVKDKALQSMASMSSAQIVSATAIHNKLGLPGIPRPAFPGAGLWQGMISTGQPGSSQDIKPFTQQAYPTQPAVTTAISSYEPTAAPAPTAPAWQGRSIGTSKLRLVEFSAFLEQQRDPDSYNKHLFVHIGQTNHSYSDALLESVDIRQIYDKFPEKKGGLKELYGKGPQNSFFLIKFWADLNCNIQDDTGSFYGVTSQYESSENMTITCSTKVCSFGKQVVEKVETEYARFENGRFVYRISRSPMCEYMINFIHKLKHLPEKYMMNSVLENFTILLVVTNRDTQETLLCMACVFEVSNSEHGAQHHIYRLVKE from the exons ATGAGCGACTCGGCAGACAAGCCGGTAGACAATGATGCAGAGGGAGTGTGGAGCCCTGACATTGAACAGAGCTTCCAGGAGGCGCTGGCCATCTATCCTCCATGTGGACGCAGGAagatcatcctctctgatgaggGAAAGATGTACG GTCGAAATGAGCTGATAGCCAGATACATCAAGCTTCGGACTGGGAAGACGAGGACTCGGAAGCAG GTGTCTAGTCACATTCAGGTTCTTGCCAGAAGGAAATCTCGTGAGTTTCATTCCAAGCTAAAG GTTACAAGTATG GACCAAGCCGTGAAGGACAAAGCCCTCCAGAGCATGGCCTCCATGTCCTCGGCTCAGATCGTCTCTGCCACAGCGATTCACAACAAGCTCGGCCTGCCAGGCATCCCGCGCCCAGCCTTCCCCGGAGCAGGG TTATGGCAGGGTATGATATCGACCGGTCAGCCGGGATCGTCACAAGA TATTAAGCCTTTCACCCAGCAAGCCTATCCCACTCAGCCAGCAGTCACAACTGCCATTTCAA GTTACGAAcccacagcagctccagctcccaCCGCACCAGCATGGCAGGGCCGCTCCATCGGTACATCTAAACTCCGACTGGTGGAGTTCTCCGCTTTCCTAGAGCAACAGAGAGACCCAGACTCA tacAACAAGCACCTATTTGTACATATCGGCCAGACAAATCATTCCTACAGCGACGCCCTGCTGGAGTCGGTGGACATTCGTCAGATTTATGATAAATTCCCTGAAAAGAAAGGTGGACTGAAGGAGCTGTATGGGAAAGGTCCACAGAACTCCTTCTTCCTTATAAAATTCTGG GCCGACTTGAACTGCAACATTCAGGATGATACCGGCTCTTTCTATGGCGTCACAAGTCAGTATGAGAGCTCAGAGAACATGACCATCACATGTTCTACGAAGGTGTGCTCCTTTGGCAAGCAGGTCGTCGAGAAAGTTGAG ACTGAATACGCACGGTTTGAGAATGGACGCTTCGTTTACCGAATAAGCCGGTCTCCCATGTGTGAATACATGATTAACTTCATCCATAAGCTAAAACATCTACCAGAGAAATACATGATGAACAGTGTGCTGGAGAACTTCACCATCTTACTG GTGGTGACGAATAGGGACACCCAGGAGACGCTCCTATGTATGGCGTGTGTGTTCGAGGTTTCAAACAGCGAGCATGGCGCCCAGCATCACATCTACAGACTGGTGAAGGAATGA
- the tead1b gene encoding transcriptional enhancer factor TEF-1 isoform X1: MSDSADKPVDNDAEGVWSPDIEQSFQEALAIYPPCGRRKIILSDEGKMYGRNELIARYIKLRTGKTRTRKQVSSHIQVLARKKVREIQAAIKVRLALPSCRGLFIAMVTGSSFVFLPSPPPQVSSHIQVLARRKSREFHSKLKVTSMDQAVKDKALQSMASMSSAQIVSATAIHNKLGLPGIPRPAFPGAGLWQGMISTGQPGSSQDIKPFTQQAYPTQPAVTTAISSYEPTAAPAPTAPAWQGRSIGTSKLRLVEFSAFLEQQRDPDSYNKHLFVHIGQTNHSYSDALLESVDIRQIYDKFPEKKGGLKELYGKGPQNSFFLIKFWADLNCNIQDDTGSFYGVTSQYESSENMTITCSTKVCSFGKQVVEKVETEYARFENGRFVYRISRSPMCEYMINFIHKLKHLPEKYMMNSVLENFTILLVVTNRDTQETLLCMACVFEVSNSEHGAQHHIYRLVKE, encoded by the exons ATGAGCGACTCGGCAGACAAGCCGGTAGACAATGATGCAGAGGGAGTGTGGAGCCCTGACATTGAACAGAGCTTCCAGGAGGCGCTGGCCATCTATCCTCCATGTGGACGCAGGAagatcatcctctctgatgaggGAAAGATGTACG GTCGAAATGAGCTGATAGCCAGATACATCAAGCTTCGGACTGGGAAGACGAGGACTCGGAAGCAG GTGTCTAGTCACATACAGGTCTTAGCAAGAAAGAAAGTTCGAGAAATCCAAGCTGCCATTAAGGTACGTCTGGCTTTGCCCAGTTGTAGGGGGCTTTTCATTGCCATGGTTACAGGCTCTTCCTTTgttttcctcccctcccctcccccgcAGGTGTCTAGTCACATTCAGGTTCTTGCCAGAAGGAAATCTCGTGAGTTTCATTCCAAGCTAAAG GTTACAAGTATG GACCAAGCCGTGAAGGACAAAGCCCTCCAGAGCATGGCCTCCATGTCCTCGGCTCAGATCGTCTCTGCCACAGCGATTCACAACAAGCTCGGCCTGCCAGGCATCCCGCGCCCAGCCTTCCCCGGAGCAGGG TTATGGCAGGGTATGATATCGACCGGTCAGCCGGGATCGTCACAAGA TATTAAGCCTTTCACCCAGCAAGCCTATCCCACTCAGCCAGCAGTCACAACTGCCATTTCAA GTTACGAAcccacagcagctccagctcccaCCGCACCAGCATGGCAGGGCCGCTCCATCGGTACATCTAAACTCCGACTGGTGGAGTTCTCCGCTTTCCTAGAGCAACAGAGAGACCCAGACTCA tacAACAAGCACCTATTTGTACATATCGGCCAGACAAATCATTCCTACAGCGACGCCCTGCTGGAGTCGGTGGACATTCGTCAGATTTATGATAAATTCCCTGAAAAGAAAGGTGGACTGAAGGAGCTGTATGGGAAAGGTCCACAGAACTCCTTCTTCCTTATAAAATTCTGG GCCGACTTGAACTGCAACATTCAGGATGATACCGGCTCTTTCTATGGCGTCACAAGTCAGTATGAGAGCTCAGAGAACATGACCATCACATGTTCTACGAAGGTGTGCTCCTTTGGCAAGCAGGTCGTCGAGAAAGTTGAG ACTGAATACGCACGGTTTGAGAATGGACGCTTCGTTTACCGAATAAGCCGGTCTCCCATGTGTGAATACATGATTAACTTCATCCATAAGCTAAAACATCTACCAGAGAAATACATGATGAACAGTGTGCTGGAGAACTTCACCATCTTACTG GTGGTGACGAATAGGGACACCCAGGAGACGCTCCTATGTATGGCGTGTGTGTTCGAGGTTTCAAACAGCGAGCATGGCGCCCAGCATCACATCTACAGACTGGTGAAGGAATGA
- the tead1b gene encoding transcriptional enhancer factor TEF-1 isoform X2, producing the protein MSDSADKPVDNDAEGVWSPDIEQSFQEALAIYPPCGRRKIILSDEGKMYGRNELIARYIKLRTGKTRTRKQVSSHIQVLARKKVREIQAAIKVRLALPSCRGLFIAMVTGSSFVFLPSPPPQVSSHIQVLARRKSREFHSKLKDQAVKDKALQSMASMSSAQIVSATAIHNKLGLPGIPRPAFPGAGLWQGMISTGQPGSSQDIKPFTQQAYPTQPAVTTAISSYEPTAAPAPTAPAWQGRSIGTSKLRLVEFSAFLEQQRDPDSYNKHLFVHIGQTNHSYSDALLESVDIRQIYDKFPEKKGGLKELYGKGPQNSFFLIKFWADLNCNIQDDTGSFYGVTSQYESSENMTITCSTKVCSFGKQVVEKVETEYARFENGRFVYRISRSPMCEYMINFIHKLKHLPEKYMMNSVLENFTILLVVTNRDTQETLLCMACVFEVSNSEHGAQHHIYRLVKE; encoded by the exons ATGAGCGACTCGGCAGACAAGCCGGTAGACAATGATGCAGAGGGAGTGTGGAGCCCTGACATTGAACAGAGCTTCCAGGAGGCGCTGGCCATCTATCCTCCATGTGGACGCAGGAagatcatcctctctgatgaggGAAAGATGTACG GTCGAAATGAGCTGATAGCCAGATACATCAAGCTTCGGACTGGGAAGACGAGGACTCGGAAGCAG GTGTCTAGTCACATACAGGTCTTAGCAAGAAAGAAAGTTCGAGAAATCCAAGCTGCCATTAAGGTACGTCTGGCTTTGCCCAGTTGTAGGGGGCTTTTCATTGCCATGGTTACAGGCTCTTCCTTTgttttcctcccctcccctcccccgcAGGTGTCTAGTCACATTCAGGTTCTTGCCAGAAGGAAATCTCGTGAGTTTCATTCCAAGCTAAAG GACCAAGCCGTGAAGGACAAAGCCCTCCAGAGCATGGCCTCCATGTCCTCGGCTCAGATCGTCTCTGCCACAGCGATTCACAACAAGCTCGGCCTGCCAGGCATCCCGCGCCCAGCCTTCCCCGGAGCAGGG TTATGGCAGGGTATGATATCGACCGGTCAGCCGGGATCGTCACAAGA TATTAAGCCTTTCACCCAGCAAGCCTATCCCACTCAGCCAGCAGTCACAACTGCCATTTCAA GTTACGAAcccacagcagctccagctcccaCCGCACCAGCATGGCAGGGCCGCTCCATCGGTACATCTAAACTCCGACTGGTGGAGTTCTCCGCTTTCCTAGAGCAACAGAGAGACCCAGACTCA tacAACAAGCACCTATTTGTACATATCGGCCAGACAAATCATTCCTACAGCGACGCCCTGCTGGAGTCGGTGGACATTCGTCAGATTTATGATAAATTCCCTGAAAAGAAAGGTGGACTGAAGGAGCTGTATGGGAAAGGTCCACAGAACTCCTTCTTCCTTATAAAATTCTGG GCCGACTTGAACTGCAACATTCAGGATGATACCGGCTCTTTCTATGGCGTCACAAGTCAGTATGAGAGCTCAGAGAACATGACCATCACATGTTCTACGAAGGTGTGCTCCTTTGGCAAGCAGGTCGTCGAGAAAGTTGAG ACTGAATACGCACGGTTTGAGAATGGACGCTTCGTTTACCGAATAAGCCGGTCTCCCATGTGTGAATACATGATTAACTTCATCCATAAGCTAAAACATCTACCAGAGAAATACATGATGAACAGTGTGCTGGAGAACTTCACCATCTTACTG GTGGTGACGAATAGGGACACCCAGGAGACGCTCCTATGTATGGCGTGTGTGTTCGAGGTTTCAAACAGCGAGCATGGCGCCCAGCATCACATCTACAGACTGGTGAAGGAATGA
- the tead1b gene encoding transcriptional enhancer factor TEF-1 isoform X7 encodes MSDSADKPVDNDAEGVWSPDIEQSFQEALAIYPPCGRRKIILSDEGKMYGRNELIARYIKLRTGKTRTRKQVSSHIQVLARRKSREFHSKLKDQAVKDKALQSMASMSSAQIVSATAIHNKLGLPGIPRPAFPGAGLWQGMISTGQPGSSQDIKPFTQQAYPTQPAVTTAISSYEPTAAPAPTAPAWQGRSIGTSKLRLVEFSAFLEQQRDPDSYNKHLFVHIGQTNHSYSDALLESVDIRQIYDKFPEKKGGLKELYGKGPQNSFFLIKFWADLNCNIQDDTGSFYGVTSQYESSENMTITCSTKVCSFGKQVVEKVETEYARFENGRFVYRISRSPMCEYMINFIHKLKHLPEKYMMNSVLENFTILLVVTNRDTQETLLCMACVFEVSNSEHGAQHHIYRLVKE; translated from the exons ATGAGCGACTCGGCAGACAAGCCGGTAGACAATGATGCAGAGGGAGTGTGGAGCCCTGACATTGAACAGAGCTTCCAGGAGGCGCTGGCCATCTATCCTCCATGTGGACGCAGGAagatcatcctctctgatgaggGAAAGATGTACG GTCGAAATGAGCTGATAGCCAGATACATCAAGCTTCGGACTGGGAAGACGAGGACTCGGAAGCAG GTGTCTAGTCACATTCAGGTTCTTGCCAGAAGGAAATCTCGTGAGTTTCATTCCAAGCTAAAG GACCAAGCCGTGAAGGACAAAGCCCTCCAGAGCATGGCCTCCATGTCCTCGGCTCAGATCGTCTCTGCCACAGCGATTCACAACAAGCTCGGCCTGCCAGGCATCCCGCGCCCAGCCTTCCCCGGAGCAGGG TTATGGCAGGGTATGATATCGACCGGTCAGCCGGGATCGTCACAAGA TATTAAGCCTTTCACCCAGCAAGCCTATCCCACTCAGCCAGCAGTCACAACTGCCATTTCAA GTTACGAAcccacagcagctccagctcccaCCGCACCAGCATGGCAGGGCCGCTCCATCGGTACATCTAAACTCCGACTGGTGGAGTTCTCCGCTTTCCTAGAGCAACAGAGAGACCCAGACTCA tacAACAAGCACCTATTTGTACATATCGGCCAGACAAATCATTCCTACAGCGACGCCCTGCTGGAGTCGGTGGACATTCGTCAGATTTATGATAAATTCCCTGAAAAGAAAGGTGGACTGAAGGAGCTGTATGGGAAAGGTCCACAGAACTCCTTCTTCCTTATAAAATTCTGG GCCGACTTGAACTGCAACATTCAGGATGATACCGGCTCTTTCTATGGCGTCACAAGTCAGTATGAGAGCTCAGAGAACATGACCATCACATGTTCTACGAAGGTGTGCTCCTTTGGCAAGCAGGTCGTCGAGAAAGTTGAG ACTGAATACGCACGGTTTGAGAATGGACGCTTCGTTTACCGAATAAGCCGGTCTCCCATGTGTGAATACATGATTAACTTCATCCATAAGCTAAAACATCTACCAGAGAAATACATGATGAACAGTGTGCTGGAGAACTTCACCATCTTACTG GTGGTGACGAATAGGGACACCCAGGAGACGCTCCTATGTATGGCGTGTGTGTTCGAGGTTTCAAACAGCGAGCATGGCGCCCAGCATCACATCTACAGACTGGTGAAGGAATGA
- the rassf10b gene encoding ras association domain-containing protein 10 translates to MEESTISVWVCREEKLVLGLSKRTTCSDVVKVLVEEQDSPHGLSAARSYCIVEKWRGFERILPNKTKMLRLWVAWGDEQKNVKFVLVKSEASLANHGARSAEARVVRSKQSPFVTKGSARSPVGRISPEKQRRIVRKAFRKLEKINKKRAKVAHRDASAAEKMETLVHLVVSQDHTIRQQIQRITELDAEIETCEAKVHFDRIKRHGVNYVQDTYLVDAAAASSREEDKVCPTETLVKFEEYVLRCEEVVRLQEELWEQEAHVDIITVQVQEELNRRWMQRRREELQSRDTEAGEGEQPAPCCTEPDTTAENELLLEGERIRTQLDASLYIGLRLNTDLEAIRSDLELSQEICDAREKEMRDLLEKVNTLDMEEGTASGDKTGMMMMMSTLERKSEWVEQARGLSKVHSVNDDDSDTGLSSLHSQDSDCQTVWESLV, encoded by the coding sequence ATGGAGGAGAGTACGATTTCAGTGTGggtctgcagagaggagaagctCGTCCTCGGTCTGTCGAAGCGCACCACCTGCTCTGATGTGGTCAAAGTGCTGGTGGAGGAGCAGGACTCCCCGCACGGCCTCTCCGCGGCTAGGTCCTACTGTATCGTGGAGAAATGGAGAGGCTTCGAGAGGATTCTACCgaacaaaacaaagatgttACGGCTCTGGGTCGCGTGGGGAGACGAGCAGAAGAACGTGAAGTTCGTGTTGGTGAAGAGCGAAGCGTCTCTGGCGAACCACGGAGCCCGGAGCGCAGAGGCGCGGGTGGTGCGGAGCAAACAGAGCCCGTTTGTTACCAAAGGCTCCGCACGGTCTCCGGTGGGGCGCATCTCACCGGAGAAACAGCGCCGGATCGTCAGGAAAGCTTTCAGAAAGTTGGAGAAGATAAATAAGAAGAGGGCAAAGGTGGCGCACAGAGACGCGTCCGCTGCGGAGAAGATGGAGACTCTGGTTCATCTCGTGGTGTCTCAGGATCACACCATCCGGCAGCAGATCCAGAGGATCACTGAGCTGGACGCAGAGATCGAGACGTGCGAGGCGAAGGTGCATTTCGACAGAATCAAAAGACACGGGGTGAACTACGTTCAGGACACGTATCTGGTGGATGCAGCCGCAGCTTCCAGCCGCGAGGAAGACAAAGTGTGTCCAACTGAGACACTTGTAAAGTTTGAGGAGTATGTGCTGCGGTGTGAGGAGGTGGTGAGACTGCAAGAGGAGCTGTGGGAGCAGGAGGCTCACGTGGACATCATCACGGTGCAGGTCCAAGAGGAGCTGAACCGCCGCtggatgcagaggaggagagaggagctgcagagcagagacactgaGGCCGGCGAGGGCGAACAGCCCGCCCCCTGCTGCACGGAGCCAGACACTACAGCAGAAAATGAGCTgcttttggaaggagagaggatCAGAACACAGTTGGATGCGAGTTTGTACATCGGTCTGCGCCTCAACACGGATTTAGAAGCTATTAGGAGCGATTTAGAGCTGAGCCAGGAGATTTGTGATGCGAGGGAGAAGGAGATGAGGGATTTGCTGGAGAAAGTGAACACTTTGGACATGGAGGAAGGGACAGCCAGTGGTGATAAGAcagggatgatgatgatgatgagcacTTTGGAGAGGAAGAGTGAGTGGGTGGAGCAGGCCAGGGGTCTGTCCAAAGTTCACAGTGTGAACGATGACGACTCAGACACTGGATTAAGTTCCctgcacagtcaggactcaGACTGCCAGACTGTGTGGGAGTCACTGGTTTAA